The following proteins are co-located in the Macadamia integrifolia cultivar HAES 741 chromosome 3, SCU_Mint_v3, whole genome shotgun sequence genome:
- the LOC122073800 gene encoding protein FAR1-RELATED SEQUENCE 5-like translates to MIIDYAHFGDIVSFDTTFRTNRQCRPLGVFAGFNHHRGCTIFGATLLYDETVESFKWLFEVFVEAHGGKKPITIFTDQDAAMTIALTDMWPQTWHGLCTWHLMQNGIKHLGNMMKDGSGFLKDIKKCIYQYDEEEQFDRAWSRLLSENGVMDNAWLRRMYTLRNKWHFERVLNQKRGNELKAKFESRNKLPQLANSMSIVQKQAEELYTPTIYAKFETDGLLCCHCLKVLDVLDIKRIPDSYILKRWTRGARTMVVNDNRGKEIEEDVNLDRTQRSYYTFEGYELMKDAANELRLKESISHMSSQASAVHQSQASAVHQSLDEDCI, encoded by the exons ATGATCATTGATTATGCACACTTTGGAGATATAGTCAGCTTCGACACTACATTTCGCACCAACAGACAGTGTAGGCCGCTTGGGGTGTTTGCTGGATTTAATCACCATAGAGGATGCACTATATTCGGGGCCACACTTTTATATGATGAgacagtggaatctttcaagtgGTTGTTTGAGGTATTTGTTGAGGCACATGGTGGAAAGAAGCCTATAACTATCTTCACGGACCAAGATGCTGCTATGACTATAGCATTAACAGACATGTGGCCTCAGACGTGGCATGGGTTGTGTACATGGCACTTAATGCAGAATGGCATTAAGCATTTGGGTAATATGATGAAAGATGGCTCCGGGTTTCTTAAAGATATAAAGAAATGCATATACCAATATGATGAGGAAGAACAATTCGACAGAGCATGGTCTAGATTGCTTAGTGAAAATGGTGTTATGGATAATGCATGGTTGAGGCGCATGTATACACTTAGAAATAAATGG CACTTTGAGAGAGTTCTTAATCAGAAGCGTGGCAATGAGTTAAAAGCTAAATTTGAATCAAGAAACAAGTTGCCACAACTAGCAAATTCAATGTCAATTGTCCAGAAACAAGCTGAGgaactttacactcctacaATTTATGC GAAATTCGAAACAGATGGTCTTCTTTGTTGCCATTGTTTGAAAGTTTTAGATGTGCTCGACATAAAGCGTATTCCTGATTCCTACATTTTGAAGAGATGGACACGGGGAGCAAGAACTATGGTAGTTAATGACAATAGGgggaaagaaattgaagaggatGTCAACCTGGACCGTACACAGCG AAGCTACTACACATTTGAGGGTTACGAATTGATGAAAGATGCTGCTAATGAATTAAGATTGAAG GAGTCTATTTCCCATATGTCATCTCAAGCATCTGCAGTTCATCAATCACAAGCATCTGCAGTTCATCAATCACTAGATGAAGATTGTATTTAG
- the LOC122073137 gene encoding jacalin-related lectin 19-like, giving the protein MSREVISEEKPMKVGPWGGQGGSHWDDGVYTDVRQLSITHGQGIDSLHIEYVDLKGSFLFSVKHGGKGGSKTDKVILDYPNEFVTSIHGHYGNMSSGGPVFIRSLTIESNKKTYGPYGVEQGTKFSFQMMGGKIVGFHGKSGIYMDSIGVYVKHFDKPTNDPPKDLVISSTDDHKLITSATDPPKDLVSSTDDHNLIATATAKISNSSYTANPTTSHQTHLIVPLFLMLFIPVMINLYVSLMLCKLLKGFSY; this is encoded by the exons ATG aGCAGGGAGGTTATAAGCGAGGAGAAACCCATGAAAGTTGGACCTTGGGGAGGACAAGGTGGAAGCCACTGGGACGATGGAGTCTACACCGATGTGCGGCAACTTTCAATCACCCATGGTCAAGGAATCGACTCTCTTCATATTGAGTATGTCGACCTTAAAGGATCCTTCCTCTTTTCTGTTAAACATGGTGGTAAAGGAGGCTCCAAAACTGATAag GTAATTCTTGATTACCCAAATGAGTTCGTCACCTCAATTCATGGTCACTATGGTAATATGAGCAGCGGTGGTCCTGTCTTCATCCGATCACTGACAATAGAGAGCAACAAGAAAACATACGGACCTTATGGTGTTGAGCAAGGAACCAAATTCTCATTCCAAATGATGGGTGGCAAGATCGTTGGGTTCCATGGAAAGTCTGGAATTTATATGGACTCCATTGGAGTTTATGTGAAGCATTTTGACAAGCCTACTAACGACCCTCCCAAAGATTTGGTCATCTCTTCCACTGATGATCATAAGTTGATCACCTCTGCCACTGACCCTCCCAAAGATTTGGTCTCTTCTACTGATGATCATAACTTGATCGCCACTGCCACTGCAAAGATCAGCAACAGCAGCTACACCGCCAACCCTACAACTTCTCATCAAACCCATCTTATTGTTCCTCTTTTCCTTATGCTCTTTATACCAGTGATGATTAATCTGTATGTATCCCTAATGTTGTGTAAATTGTTAAAGGGATTCTCTTATTGA
- the LOC122073136 gene encoding jacalin-related lectin 3, with product MSREVSEKRPVRVGPWGGQDGVNWDDGVYTGVRQLVIAHAAGIDSVQIEYDLKGSSVWSEKHGGTGGIKTDRVKLDFPDEHLTSIHGHYGSINEWGSIFVRSLTIESNKRTYGPYGIEQGIQFSFPETVGKIVGFHGKAGWYLDSIGVYLKPIYKPNPSKGLVTSQNLVTSATEKISSYTVVQGSVGQEYDIVLAVKQKNDNGKPQQKKNSTKRSSSSSSSSSEDESSKDKVIGYPMYTTNKVSSYANGPVSYGPWGGNGGTIFDDGNFTGVRQVYLTRNTGVTSIRVLYDRNGQAIWGNKNGGAGGIRTDKIFFDYPYEVLTHISGYFGPALGMGPNVIKSLTFHTTKRKHGPYGDEQGTFFSSNLKEGMVVGFHGRKGWFIDGIGVHVREGKLSLPQPPSPTVSLNMSNDSAITEAVGSTKWSNNLVIEKRAPREEVSTYTVVKEPAPCGPGPWGGDGGRPWDDGVFPGIKQIFLTRGEAICSIQIEYDRNGQSVWSVRHGGSSGDTTYRIKFEYPHEVVTCISGFYGSICRDEPMKVIRSLTFHTTRGTYGPYGEEIGTYFTSTKTEGKVVGFHGRSGLFLDAIGVHMQHWLGDDRRSTRSSLFKLFN from the exons ATG AGTAGAGAGGTTAGTGAGAAGAGACCTGTAAGAGTTGGACCTTGGGGAGGACAAGATGGAGTTAACTGGGATGATGGAGTCTACACTGGTGTGCGGCAATTGGTGATCGCCCATGCCGCCGGAATCGACTCTGTTCAGATTGAGTATGACCTTAAAGGATCCTCAGTTTGGTCTGAAAAGCATGGTGGCACTGGAGGCATCAAAACTGATAGG GTGAAGCTTGATTTCCCAGATGAGCACCTCACTTCAATCCATGGCCATTATGGTAGTATCAATGAATGGGGTTCTATCTTTGTCCGATCACTGACTATAGAGAGCAACAAGAGGACATATGGCCCATATGGAATTGAGCAAGGAATCCAATTCTCATTTCCAGAAACTGTTGGCAAGATTGTTGGCTTCCATGGCAAGGCTGGTTGGTATCTTGACTCCATCGGAGTTTATCTAAAACCTATCTATAAGCCAAACCCTTCCAAAGGTCTGGTCACTTCTCAAAACTTGGTCACTTCTGCAACTGAAAAGATCAGTAGCTACACTGTCGTCCAAGGAAGTGTTGGCCAAGAATATGATATAGTGCTTGCAGTTAAACAGAAGAATGACAATGGCAAACCCCAACAGAAGAAGAACTCAACAAagagatcttcttcttcatcttcttcttccagtGAAGATGAATCATCAAAAGATAAG GTGATTGGGTATCCAATGTATACCACCAACAAAGTATCTTCATATGCCAATGGCCCTGTGTCATATGGGCCTTGGGGAGGTAACGGAGGAACCATCTTCGACGACGGTAATTTTACCGGTGTTCGCCAAGTTTATCTGACTCGCAACACAGGTGTCACTTCCATTAGAGTTCTATATGATCGAAATGGACAAGCTATATGGGGAAACAAGAATGGTGGTGCAGGCGGGATTAGAACTGATAAG ATATTCTTTGACTACCCTTACGAGGTGTTAACTCACATTAGTGGCTACTTTGGACCTGCATTGGGGATGGGGCCTAATGTGATTAAATCACTTACTTTTCACACTACAAAGAGGAAACATGGGCCTTATGGGGATGAACAAGGGACCTTCTTCTCCTCTAACTTGAAAGAAGGGATGGTTGTGGGGTTCCATGGAAGAAAGGGATGGTTCATAGATGGTATTGGGGTTCATGTACGGGAAGGGAAGTTATCACTGCCACAACCTCCTTCTCCTACAGTCTCTTTAAACATGAGCAATGACTCCGCAATCACCGAGGCAGTCGGTAGTACTAAATGGTCCAACAATTTAGTAATAGAAAAACGAGCTCCAAGAGAGGAG GTTTCCACCTATACGGTGGTAAAAGAACCGGCTCCGTGTGGACCAGGTCCATGGGGTGGTGATGGAGGAAGACCATGGGATGATGGAGTGTTCCCTGGGATAAAGCAGATCTTCTTGACAAGAGGGGAAGCGATTTGCTCGATACAGATTGAGTACGACCGGAACGGGCAATCTGTTTGGTCTGTTAGACATGGAGGTAGCAGTGGAGACACAACATATAGG ATCAAATTTGAGTACCCACATGAAGTGGTTACTTGCATCAGTGGCTTCTATGGTTCCATATGCAGAGATGAGCCCATGAAAGTGATAAGGTCTCTCACATTTCATACCACAAGAGGGACTTATGGGCCATATGGAGAAGAGATTGGAACCTATTTCACATCAACCAAGACAGAAGGAAAAGTGGTGGGGTTTCATGGAAGGAGTGGTTTGTTTTTGGATGCCATTGGTGTCCATATGCAGCACTGGTTAGGTGATGACAGAAGATCAACCAGGTCCAGCCTTTTCAAATTGTTTAATTGA